The DNA sequence AGCTTACATCCATACACCGCTCGGCTTCACCATCTACCGGAACGGCGTGCCGGTGGCCTCGCCGATCATCCCAGCCAACCTCTGTGCGTGGGTCTCGCCGGATCCCAACAAGGTCGCAGTCGATGTCCGCCTGGGGCGTATCCTCTTTGGCACGGGCCTTCCGTTGCCTGCCGGCACAGTCGTCACCGTCGACGACTACTTCGGCTTCAGTGGCAATGTCGGCGGTGGCGGCTATGATCGCCGATTCAGCAATCCAGGCGCTGACCTGATACAGGTGTCCAAGGCCGGTGCGGTCAAGACCGTCTCCGACGCGCTCGCACTGCTCGCCGCCTCCACGGCGCCAGTCCGCATCGTCGAGATTACGGACAGCCGGACCTACGCCGAGCCGAAGAGCTGGCAACTCCCCGCGTCCTTCACCACTCTCATCGTGCGTGCCGCCAGCGGCCAGCGGCCCACCGTGGTACTGTCCGCCACACAGCAGGCTTTCCTCGGCCCCACGGCCGGCCAGCATCTGGAAGTCAGCGGCATTCAGTTTACGGGCACAGGCCGCCCGCTCACGATCCCACAGGGCGTCGCGACTGTGAGCTTCCAGGACTGCACCATCGATCCCGGCGGCGGCACCGGTGAAGACGGAGTAACGGCACGGCCCGCTGGCGTTACCCTGCAGGTGCAGTCTCCAGGCAATGGCGTCCAACTCGCGCTGGACCATTGCCTCGCCGGTGCTCTGAACCTACCAGACGCCATGGATTGCCTCACCATCAGCGATTCCGTCATCGATGCCCAGCCGTTTGGAACAACCGCCTTGGCGGCGGGACCGCCCGCCGTGGTGCTACGGTCTACGATCCTCGGCGACTTCCGCTGTGTCCGGTTGGAAGCGAGCGAGGCGCTCATTCGCGGCACTACCAAGGTGCTGATGCGCCAGGAAGGCTGCGTCCGCTTCAGCTATTTCGGCCCGGGTTCCGACGTTCCGCGCCGCTACGAGTGCGCGCCGCCCGCCCCGCCGCCCGTGTTTACCACAACCCTGTTTGGGGCCCCAGGCTACACTCAGTTGGCGCTCGATTGCCCCGCCTCCATCGCCACCGGCGGTGAGGACGGCCGCGAAATCGGCGTCTGGGCCTCGCTCGGAGCCCCACGCCGCCTGGAGCACCTCAACCTGCGCCTGGCCGAATACCTGCCCGCCGGCCTGCAGCCGGCCATCGTTTTTGTGACTTGAGCGAGGAGATTCACCATGAATGGCGATTTCAGCCGATTGACGTTTGATGCCCGGAACCACTACTCCGCAGTTCTGCAGCAACAGGGCCGCGTCGGCCTCGATGCCGACTGGAACAACATGGTGGAGATCATCCTGCGCCGCCTGGCCGTCGAGACTGTCGACGTCATCGGCAAGTGTGGACGCCCGCAGGACCCGGCCGTAGGCGGCTTCAAAGTCACGGTTCCCTCTGGTCCCAAGATGGAG is a window from the uncultured Paludibaculum sp. genome containing:
- a CDS encoding phage tail protein, producing the protein MPPRSTDLYGLLPEYLRRADYERGKPLEALLQAAEKQGQIVYDDITRLWSNFFAETCDDALLPYLADLIALNLIDDDPANNRREVARTIAYRRRKGTVPQLETMAGDVTGYSCRVAEFFERLQWNQSMIHFRSDCLNTIDVRDRSALARIGGAFDRSQHIADLRPSTQKRGWHNIRKIGFFLWRLRAIPLRGVEAKQVPAKPGAYHFNALGQTLPLFQSPDPLERGASADWPRTGEHNVMAPIAPFWFREDPAAYIHTPLGFTIYRNGVPVASPIIPANLCAWVSPDPNKVAVDVRLGRILFGTGLPLPAGTVVTVDDYFGFSGNVGGGGYDRRFSNPGADLIQVSKAGAVKTVSDALALLAASTAPVRIVEITDSRTYAEPKSWQLPASFTTLIVRAASGQRPTVVLSATQQAFLGPTAGQHLEVSGIQFTGTGRPLTIPQGVATVSFQDCTIDPGGGTGEDGVTARPAGVTLQVQSPGNGVQLALDHCLAGALNLPDAMDCLTISDSVIDAQPFGTTALAAGPPAVVLRSTILGDFRCVRLEASEALIRGTTKVLMRQEGCVRFSYFGPGSDVPRRYECAPPAPPPVFTTTLFGAPGYTQLALDCPASIATGGEDGREIGVWASLGAPRRLEHLNLRLAEYLPAGLQPAIVFVT